A stretch of Pygocentrus nattereri isolate fPygNat1 chromosome 8, fPygNat1.pri, whole genome shotgun sequence DNA encodes these proteins:
- the tnnt2d gene encoding troponin T2d, cardiac, producing MADNEEFMDEEVQEEVDDSKAKPKFMTNIQAPKIPEGEKVDFDDIHRKRQEKDLAELEALIEAHFVQRKKEEEELIALVNRIEKRRTERAEQQRIRAEREKERQARLAEEKERKEQEEQRKKQDEDAKKKKALTNMTHQYGGLQQRTDGRRGGKKQTEREKKKKILADRRKPLNIDHLSEEKLKEKANELWQWMMELETEKFDLSEKLKRQKYDITQLLVRVQDHQSAKGRGKGKVGGRLR from the exons ATGGCAGATAATGAAGAGTTTATGGACGAGGAGGTTCA GGAAGAAG TAGATGATTCAAAAGCCAAACCTAA GTTTATGACAAACATTCAGGCACCAAAAATTCCAGAGGGAGAAAAAGTAGACTTTGAT GACATCCACCGTAAGCGTCAAGAGAAGGACCTGGCAGAGCTGGAGGCTCTGATCGAGGCTCACTTCGTccagaggaagaaagaggaagaggaactCATCGCCCTGGTCAACAGGATC GAGAAGCGTCGCACGGAGAGGGCCGAGCAGCAGAGGATCcgagctgagagagaaaaggagcgaCAGGCCAGACTAGCG gaggagaaggagaggaaggagcAGGAGGAACAGAGGAAGAAGCAGGATGAAGACGCCAAGAAGAAGAAAGCTCTCACCAACATGACCCACCAATATGGAGGCCTTCAACAGAGA ACTGACGGCCGCAGAGGAGgcaagaaacagacagagagggagaagaagaagaagattctgGCGGACAGACGGAAGCCTCTGAATATTGACCATCTCAGCGAGGAGAAGCTCAA GGAAAAGGCTAATGAGCTGTGGCAGTGGATGATGGAGCTGGAAACGGAGAAGTTTGATCTGTCTGAGAAGCTGAAACGCCAGAAGTATGAT ATcactcagcttcttgttcgggTTCAGGACCACCAAAG TGCGAAGGGACGTGGCAAGGGCAAAGTGGGCGGCAGGCTGAGGTAG
- the cald1b gene encoding caldesmon 1b isoform X2: protein MDEDFERRRELRRQKREEMQKEAEKMNYPTFDDDDDEEAARERRRRARQERLRNMENEEISSTATELNSNCSEKDTGFTTLITTPAPNEDDQVLLERLAKREERRQRRMREAMERQKEFDPTVTAGDAAITTASEDRPSRRGRLRDEEEESTTNEVNSFVEKEENKEEEKAEEAKVEVQETVVEKEEPVSPPASEEPKDTQAEQEEEKKEEALEEKLQRSDVREQESTEEENKETVSMIEVVEEKPKPSFLRDRKEPAKQQNGDDTSTKFKKPEKPFGRVGLRCPEEEKQDPKVKQEAERKLVELKRRRNETESEEFEKMKQKQQTAEVELEELKKKREERKKILEEEEKQKKQELAEKKAKDEQERQKMKEEIERRRAEAAEKKRQKEESTEESKMPFKCVSPKGAPTKIGAKAEFLSKSAQKTTVKAPHSPIVCKIGNRLEQYTSAVQTKDVKSPKSPVKDLPVVEGVRNIKSMWEKGNVQNSPAPGPAASPAVTKETAGLSIGVAGRINTWKTKTPETKTPETKPAETKPAETKPPETKTPAPGKLAGGKPEPKPTDVSKARGMWETKGSSSPAKVFAVKSKSVTNGTRK from the exons GATGAATTACCCAacatttgatgatgatgatgatgaagaggcTGCCCGAGAGCGAAGGAGGCGAGCCCGGCAAGAAAGGCTACGCAACATGGAGAATGAGGAGATTAGCAGCACTGCCACAGAACTCAACAGCAATTGCAG TGAAAAAGACACAGGTTTTACAACACTGATTACAACCCCAGCACCTAATGAAGATGACCAGGTACTCCTGGAACGGCTTGCCAAACGTGAGGAACGCAGACAGAGGAGGATGAGAGAGGCcatggagagacagaaggagttTGACCCCACCGTCACTGCTGGAGATGCCGCTATTACTACGGCCAGCGAAGACAGGCCAAGCCGCAGGGGCCGTCTGAGGGATGAAGAAGAGGAGTCCACTACAAACGAAGTCAACTCCTTTGTGGAGAAGGAGGAAaataaagaggaggagaaagcaGAGGAGGCAAAGGTGGAGGTGCAGGAGACGGTTGTAGAAAAGGAGGAACCTGTGTCACCACCAGCTTCAGAGGAACCGAAAGACACACAAGCAGAGcaggaagaggagaagaaagaggaggcCCTGGAAGAGAAGCTCCAGAGATCAGACGTTAGAGAACAG GAATCCACAGaagaggaaaacaaagaaaccGTCTCAATGATTGAG GTTGTGGAAGAAAAGCCCAAACCATCCTTTTTACGTGATAGG AAAGAACCAGCGAAGCAACAGAACGGAGATGACACCTCTACTAAATTCAAGAAACCTGAGAAGCCATTCGG tcgtGTTGGGCTGCGCTGTCCTGAGGAAGAAAAGCAGGACCCCAAGGTGAAGCAGGAAGCCGAGCGCAAGCTGGTGGAGCTGAAGCGCCGGAGGAACGAGACGGAGAGCGAAGAGTTTGAGAAGATGAAGCAGAAGCAGCAGACCGCTGAGGTTGAACTCGAGGAactgaaaaagaagagagaggagaggaagaagatcctggaggaagaagagaagcagaaaaaacaggAGCTGGCAGAGAAGAAGGCCAAAGACGAG CAAGAGAGGCAGAAGATGAAAGAGGAGATTGAACGCAGGCGAGCCGAGGCAGCTGAGAAGAAACGGCAGAAAGAGGAATCCACTGAAGAGAGCAAGATGCCTTTCAAATGTGTCTCTCCTAAAGGAGCCCCTACAAAG ATTGGTGCAAAAGCTGAGTTTTTGAGCAAATCGGCCCAAAAAAC GACGGTTAAGGCACCACACTCCCCAATTGTGTGCAAGATAGGTAACAGGCTGGAGCAATACACATCTGCCGTTCAG ACTAAGGATGTGAAGTCCCCCAAGTCTCCTGTTAAGGACCTGCCTGTGGTGGAGGGGGTGCGCAACATTAAAAGCATGTGGGAGAAGGGCAATGTGCAGAATTCTCCTGCTCCAGGTCCGGCTGCTTCCCCTGCCGTCACCAAG GAAACAGCTGGACTGAGCATTGGCGTGGCAGGACGCATCAACACTTGGAAGACCAAAACTCCAGAGACGAAGACCCCCGAAACAAAGCCCGCTGAGACTAAGCCCGCTGAGACTAAACCCCCAGAGACAAAGACCCCAGCACCAGGAAAACTAGCAGGAGGCAAACCT GAACCGAAGCCGACTGATGTTTCTAAAGCACGTGGCATGTGGGAAACCAAGGGCTCTTCCTCCCCTGCAAAG GTGTTTGCAGTCAAGAGTAAATCAGTCACAAATG gaACAAGGAAATAA
- the cald1b gene encoding caldesmon 1b isoform X1 has protein sequence MDEDFERRRELRRQKREEMQKEAEKMNYPTFDDDDDEEAARERRRRARQERLRNMENEEISSTATELNSNCSEKDTGFTTLITTPAPNEDDQVLLERLAKREERRQRRMREAMERQKEFDPTVTAGDAAITTASEDRPSRRGRLRDEEEESTTNEVNSFVEKEENKEEEKAEEAKVEVQETVVEKEEPVSPPASEEPKDTQAEQEEEKKEEALEEKLQRSDVREQESTEEENKETVSMIEEESEDQAVSINKVAEEKADTGLGSENVEKKEVINEDLLPKEPVKEEEKVEAVKEEPVITKTEEEEKPVEKEVVVPAEKPEETPAAPKTPLQVEPPLEKKEVEKPKKEEEKPHILEKKIEVKTDRSKREVEIKVELPKKDVVEKPPAKAGVAEKQAAPKHIEEKPQVSKKEIEEKPKWKKEAEEKAKAKIEEKAKPKEVVEEKPKPSFLRDRKEPAKQQNGDDTSTKFKKPEKPFGRVGLRCPEEEKQDPKVKQEAERKLVELKRRRNETESEEFEKMKQKQQTAEVELEELKKKREERKKILEEEEKQKKQELAEKKAKDEQERQKMKEEIERRRAEAAEKKRQKEESTEESKMPFKCVSPKGAPTKIGAKAEFLSKSAQKTTVKAPHSPIVCKIGNRLEQYTSAVQTKDVKSPKSPVKDLPVVEGVRNIKSMWEKGNVQNSPAPGPAASPAVTKETAGLSIGVAGRINTWKTKTPETKTPETKPAETKPAETKPPETKTPAPGKLAGGKPEPKPTDVSKARGMWETKGSSSPAKVFAVKSKSVTNGTRK, from the exons GATGAATTACCCAacatttgatgatgatgatgatgaagaggcTGCCCGAGAGCGAAGGAGGCGAGCCCGGCAAGAAAGGCTACGCAACATGGAGAATGAGGAGATTAGCAGCACTGCCACAGAACTCAACAGCAATTGCAG TGAAAAAGACACAGGTTTTACAACACTGATTACAACCCCAGCACCTAATGAAGATGACCAGGTACTCCTGGAACGGCTTGCCAAACGTGAGGAACGCAGACAGAGGAGGATGAGAGAGGCcatggagagacagaaggagttTGACCCCACCGTCACTGCTGGAGATGCCGCTATTACTACGGCCAGCGAAGACAGGCCAAGCCGCAGGGGCCGTCTGAGGGATGAAGAAGAGGAGTCCACTACAAACGAAGTCAACTCCTTTGTGGAGAAGGAGGAAaataaagaggaggagaaagcaGAGGAGGCAAAGGTGGAGGTGCAGGAGACGGTTGTAGAAAAGGAGGAACCTGTGTCACCACCAGCTTCAGAGGAACCGAAAGACACACAAGCAGAGcaggaagaggagaagaaagaggaggcCCTGGAAGAGAAGCTCCAGAGATCAGACGTTAGAGAACAG GAATCCACAGaagaggaaaacaaagaaaccGTCTCAATGATTGAG gaagagagtgaagatcAAGCTGTcagtataaacaaagtggctgAGGAGAAAGCAGATACAGGTCTAGGGAGTGAAAATGTAGAAAAGAAAGAGGTTATAAATGAAGATTTGCTACCAAAGGAACctgtaaaagaggaagaaaaagtagAGGCAGTCAAGGAGGAACCTGTTATAACCAAGACTGAGGAGGAAGAGAAGCCTGTGGAGAAAGAGGTGGTGGTGCCAGCTGAGAAACCTGAAGAAACACCCGCTGCTCCCAAGACACCACTCCAAGTTGAACCTCCACTGGAGAAGAAGGAAGTGGAGAAAccaaagaaagaggaagagaaaccCCATATACTAGAGAAGAAAATAGAAGTAAAAACAGACAGGTCAAAAAGAGAAGTGGAGATAAAAGTTGAACTTCCAAAGAAAGATGTTGTGGAAAAACCTCCTGCAAAAGCGGGAGTTGCAGAGAAACAAGCAGCACCAAAGCACATCGAAGAGAAGCCACAAGTTTCAAAGAAGGAAATTGAGGAGAAACCAAAATGGAAGAAGGAGGCTGAAGAGAAGGCTAAAGCGAAAATAGAGGAAAAAGCTAAGCCCAAGGAG GTTGTGGAAGAAAAGCCCAAACCATCCTTTTTACGTGATAGG AAAGAACCAGCGAAGCAACAGAACGGAGATGACACCTCTACTAAATTCAAGAAACCTGAGAAGCCATTCGG tcgtGTTGGGCTGCGCTGTCCTGAGGAAGAAAAGCAGGACCCCAAGGTGAAGCAGGAAGCCGAGCGCAAGCTGGTGGAGCTGAAGCGCCGGAGGAACGAGACGGAGAGCGAAGAGTTTGAGAAGATGAAGCAGAAGCAGCAGACCGCTGAGGTTGAACTCGAGGAactgaaaaagaagagagaggagaggaagaagatcctggaggaagaagagaagcagaaaaaacaggAGCTGGCAGAGAAGAAGGCCAAAGACGAG CAAGAGAGGCAGAAGATGAAAGAGGAGATTGAACGCAGGCGAGCCGAGGCAGCTGAGAAGAAACGGCAGAAAGAGGAATCCACTGAAGAGAGCAAGATGCCTTTCAAATGTGTCTCTCCTAAAGGAGCCCCTACAAAG ATTGGTGCAAAAGCTGAGTTTTTGAGCAAATCGGCCCAAAAAAC GACGGTTAAGGCACCACACTCCCCAATTGTGTGCAAGATAGGTAACAGGCTGGAGCAATACACATCTGCCGTTCAG ACTAAGGATGTGAAGTCCCCCAAGTCTCCTGTTAAGGACCTGCCTGTGGTGGAGGGGGTGCGCAACATTAAAAGCATGTGGGAGAAGGGCAATGTGCAGAATTCTCCTGCTCCAGGTCCGGCTGCTTCCCCTGCCGTCACCAAG GAAACAGCTGGACTGAGCATTGGCGTGGCAGGACGCATCAACACTTGGAAGACCAAAACTCCAGAGACGAAGACCCCCGAAACAAAGCCCGCTGAGACTAAGCCCGCTGAGACTAAACCCCCAGAGACAAAGACCCCAGCACCAGGAAAACTAGCAGGAGGCAAACCT GAACCGAAGCCGACTGATGTTTCTAAAGCACGTGGCATGTGGGAAACCAAGGGCTCTTCCTCCCCTGCAAAG GTGTTTGCAGTCAAGAGTAAATCAGTCACAAATG gaACAAGGAAATAA